From the genome of Streptococcus marmotae, one region includes:
- a CDS encoding carbohydrate ABC transporter permease, translated as MVRRDIVKKINPFLKSKIIGQLFICVPVLLIILFYFYPMVESFRLSLSSGKGVKLSYVGFSNYQRLFHDPAFLDSLKNTLIFLVFQVPIMVLLAIFFSVLLNQKTLKFKGIFRTIVFLPAVTSLVAYSMIFKSLFANDGVINKILQMLHLVKEPILWLSDPLWAKVLIIIAITWRWTGYNMIFFLSALQNIDPEIYEAADVDGATSFRKFFSITVPLLKPVILFTTITSTIGTLQLFDEPMNLTQGGPGGATQTISQYIYNLSFKYTPDFGYAAAVSYAIVFLVVVLSVIQTWIGGKDAKK; from the coding sequence ATGGTGAGGAGGGATATTGTGAAAAAAATAAACCCATTTTTAAAGTCGAAAATTATTGGCCAATTATTTATATGTGTACCAGTGCTGTTGATTATTCTGTTTTACTTCTATCCAATGGTGGAATCCTTTCGGCTGTCATTGTCTTCTGGTAAGGGCGTGAAGCTTAGTTATGTAGGCTTCTCAAACTACCAGCGTTTGTTTCATGATCCTGCATTTTTGGATTCTCTAAAAAACACATTGATTTTTCTGGTTTTTCAGGTGCCTATTATGGTACTTTTAGCAATATTCTTTTCGGTCTTGCTTAATCAAAAAACGCTAAAATTTAAGGGTATCTTTCGAACGATCGTCTTTTTGCCTGCTGTGACCTCCCTTGTAGCGTATTCAATGATTTTTAAGTCTTTGTTTGCTAATGATGGAGTTATCAATAAAATTTTACAGATGCTTCACCTAGTAAAAGAACCTATCCTATGGTTATCAGATCCGCTTTGGGCGAAAGTCTTGATTATTATTGCGATTACGTGGCGTTGGACCGGTTATAATATGATATTCTTTTTATCAGCATTACAGAATATTGACCCTGAAATTTATGAAGCAGCTGATGTAGACGGTGCAACATCGTTTCGGAAATTCTTTAGTATTACAGTCCCATTGTTAAAACCTGTTATTTTGTTTACAACGATTACTTCAACAATTGGAACCTTACAACTGTTTGACGAGCCAATGAATCTTACTCAGGGTGGACCAGGAGGAGCTACGCAGACAATTTCACAGTATATTTACAATTTGAGCTTTAAATACACTCCTGATTTCGGCTATGCTGCAGCAGTCTCGTACGCTATTGTATTTTTAGTGGTGGTATTATCGGTTATTCAAACTTGGATAGGGGGAAAAGATGCGAAAAAGTAA
- a CDS encoding ABC transporter substrate-binding protein, with the protein MKKGRIAKIVAGLILSSALLAGCGAGSSDSSTGKDGNKELTVWAWDKNFNIKAFEVAETIYDKEHPDTVDLNIVENAQNDIVQKLNTALSSGVTKGLPNIVLIEDYRAQSFLQAYPDSFFPLSEFIKEKDFADYKIQATSYQGEHYAFPFDTGVTGLYIRTDYLEMAGYKVEDLQNLTWSQLLEIGKKVKEKAGVDIMTQDPNDLGWIRTMMNSSGSWYTEADGKTPNIKNNASLKEALQTFKAYKEGGILASHSDWGQMLEAFNSGKVATVPQGNWITPSVMQQKDQSGKWAVLPYPRQDLKESVNASNLGGSSVYVLNLDGKEAAAEFLKETFGSSKDFYAEINKAIGAMGTYKPAADSGIYDTEVEYFKGQKIYKDFASWATEIPAVSYGENTYEIEDIIEKALQEYLNGGNLDTILENAQKEAEAQLKNK; encoded by the coding sequence ATGAAAAAAGGAAGAATAGCAAAAATAGTTGCAGGTCTTATTTTATCGAGTGCCTTGTTGGCAGGCTGTGGGGCAGGTTCATCTGATTCAAGCACAGGAAAAGATGGTAATAAAGAATTGACTGTGTGGGCTTGGGATAAAAACTTCAATATCAAAGCATTCGAAGTGGCTGAAACGATCTATGATAAGGAGCATCCGGATACAGTTGATTTAAATATTGTCGAGAATGCCCAAAATGATATTGTTCAAAAATTAAATACTGCATTAAGTTCTGGTGTGACAAAAGGCCTACCGAACATCGTTTTGATTGAAGATTATCGAGCGCAAAGCTTCTTGCAGGCTTATCCAGACAGTTTTTTCCCGTTATCTGAGTTTATTAAGGAAAAAGATTTTGCAGATTATAAGATTCAGGCAACTTCCTACCAAGGAGAACATTATGCATTTCCTTTTGATACAGGAGTTACAGGTCTATATATTAGAACAGATTACTTAGAAATGGCTGGCTATAAAGTGGAAGACTTACAAAATCTTACATGGAGTCAACTATTAGAAATTGGAAAAAAAGTAAAAGAAAAAGCCGGAGTTGATATCATGACACAAGATCCAAACGATTTGGGATGGATTAGAACAATGATGAATTCTAGCGGGTCATGGTATACAGAAGCAGATGGTAAAACACCGAATATTAAAAATAATGCTTCCTTAAAAGAAGCTTTACAAACATTCAAAGCGTATAAAGAAGGGGGGATATTGGCTAGTCATTCTGATTGGGGACAAATGCTTGAGGCCTTTAACTCTGGGAAAGTAGCGACCGTTCCTCAAGGGAACTGGATTACTCCATCAGTTATGCAACAAAAAGACCAATCTGGGAAGTGGGCTGTCCTCCCTTATCCCCGTCAAGATTTGAAGGAATCCGTAAATGCTTCTAACTTAGGAGGTTCGTCAGTATATGTGCTAAATTTAGACGGTAAAGAGGCTGCGGCAGAATTTTTAAAGGAAACATTTGGGTCTAGTAAAGATTTTTATGCTGAAATCAATAAAGCGATTGGAGCAATGGGTACCTATAAGCCAGCGGCAGATAGTGGAATTTATGATACAGAAGTAGAGTATTTTAAAGGTCAAAAAATTTATAAAGATTTTGCGAGTTGGGCAACAGAGATTCCCGCTGTCAGCTATGGTGAAAACACATATGAAATTGAGGATATTATTGAAAAAGCTCTTCAAGAATATCTGAATGGCGGGAATTTGGATACTATTTTAGAAAATGCACAGAAAGAAGCAGAAGCACAATTAAAGAATAAATAA
- a CDS encoding DUF4298 domain-containing protein, whose amino-acid sequence MNDIKKIQEMEEILNQAETVLTNLEQSLEAFEQFHPTLSSLFSYYESKEWMRHYQMDEAGQFPKNMARGVLSEDAVYNTIARYHELMKNMKELGNKGNSSR is encoded by the coding sequence ATGAATGATATCAAAAAAATCCAAGAAATGGAAGAAATCTTGAACCAAGCAGAAACAGTATTGACAAACTTGGAGCAGTCTTTAGAGGCATTTGAGCAGTTTCATCCCACCTTATCTAGCTTGTTCTCCTATTATGAAAGCAAGGAATGGATGCGTCACTATCAAATGGACGAGGCGGGACAATTTCCGAAAAATATGGCGCGTGGGGTATTGTCAGAAGATGCTGTTTATAATACTATAGCTCGTTATCATGAGCTGATGAAGAATATGAAAGAGCTAGGAAATAAGGGTAACTCCTCTAGGTAG
- a CDS encoding TraX family protein: MKRFNAFQLKLGMALLMVLDHIHVIPGLVNPTMESIFHALTRCVGVWFAYMAVEGFIYTRSRWGYLRRLVAFALMMLLGNGALNFLLASPEVHIGNNIFMTLAGGVLVLQLAWGDGQQLIPQKGLRIFLAILVGALASFGTEGGILMIPFIVLTYAFREKEMVRNSSYVVLSVLLFIMSFQVYLSWQETLGELLYNSDWLFITVLPFMYLYNGERGLQTMWSKYFFYLFYPLHIWVIAVIAYLL, from the coding sequence ATGAAACGGTTTAATGCTTTTCAATTGAAACTAGGGATGGCCTTGCTAATGGTGTTGGACCATATTCATGTTATTCCAGGTTTAGTGAACCCGACAATGGAGTCTATTTTTCATGCATTAACTCGTTGTGTTGGTGTTTGGTTTGCCTATATGGCGGTTGAAGGATTTATTTATACACGTAGCCGATGGGGTTATCTTAGGCGATTAGTTGCCTTTGCGCTTATGATGTTACTTGGTAATGGCGCGCTGAACTTCTTATTAGCAAGCCCAGAGGTACACATCGGTAATAATATCTTTATGACTTTGGCAGGAGGTGTACTGGTCTTGCAATTAGCTTGGGGAGATGGTCAGCAGTTGATTCCTCAGAAAGGCTTGCGGATTTTTTTGGCGATTCTAGTTGGTGCCCTTGCATCTTTCGGTACAGAAGGTGGGATTCTAATGATTCCATTCATTGTACTCACCTATGCTTTTCGTGAGAAAGAAATGGTACGTAATAGCTCTTATGTTGTTTTGAGTGTGCTACTATTTATTATGAGTTTCCAAGTTTATCTGAGTTGGCAGGAGACATTAGGCGAATTGTTGTACAATTCTGATTGGCTCTTCATTACTGTCTTGCCATTTATGTATCTTTATAATGGTGAGCGTGGTTTACAGACGATGTGGAGCAAGTATTTTTTCTATCTTTTTTATCCGCTTCATATCTGGGTCATCGCTGTGATAGCGTATCTGTTGTAA
- the nusG gene encoding transcription termination/antitermination protein NusG, with the protein MLDSFDKGWFVLQTYSGYENKVKENLLQRAHTYNMLENILRVEIPTQTVQVEKNGEVKEVEENRFPGYVLVEMVMTDEAWFVVRNTPNVTGFVGSHGNRSKPTPLLEEEIRQILVSMGQTVQEFDIDVKVGDTVRIIDGAFTDYTGKITEIDNNKVKMVISMFGNDTVAEVNLSQIAEL; encoded by the coding sequence ATGTTAGATAGTTTTGATAAAGGCTGGTTTGTACTTCAAACCTATTCAGGATATGAGAACAAGGTCAAAGAAAATCTTCTTCAACGGGCGCATACCTATAATATGCTTGAAAATATCCTGCGCGTGGAAATCCCTACTCAGACTGTCCAAGTTGAAAAAAATGGAGAAGTCAAAGAAGTAGAGGAAAATCGTTTCCCAGGATATGTCTTGGTCGAAATGGTCATGACAGATGAGGCCTGGTTTGTCGTGCGAAATACCCCCAACGTCACAGGATTCGTTGGTTCACACGGGAATCGTTCCAAACCAACACCACTTTTGGAAGAAGAAATTCGTCAAATCCTCGTGTCTATGGGACAAACCGTTCAAGAATTTGACATTGATGTCAAGGTAGGTGATACGGTTCGCATTATTGATGGCGCCTTTACGGACTATACAGGAAAAATTACTGAAATTGACAACAATAAAGTAAAAATGGTCATTTCTATGTTTGGAAATGATACCGTTGCTGAAGTGAATTTGAGTCAGATTGCGGAATTATAA
- the secE gene encoding preprotein translocase subunit SecE, which yields MKFLKDIIRILKDTTWPTKKQSWKDFVSVVQYTAFFVVIIYLFDLVLSKGLISLINLF from the coding sequence GTGAAATTTTTAAAAGATATTATTCGTATTTTAAAAGATACGACGTGGCCAACGAAAAAGCAAAGTTGGAAAGACTTTGTATCTGTTGTGCAGTATACAGCGTTTTTTGTGGTGATCATTTACCTTTTTGACCTTGTGCTGTCAAAAGGATTGATCAGCTTGATTAATCTTTTCTAG
- the rpmG gene encoding 50S ribosomal protein L33, which translates to MALKKASLACAVCGSRNYSIKLSSNPKPTRLEVNKYCKHCGQYTVHKETR; encoded by the coding sequence ATGGCACTGAAAAAAGCAAGCCTAGCGTGTGCAGTCTGTGGATCGCGTAATTATTCAATCAAACTCTCGAGCAATCCTAAGCCGACACGATTAGAAGTAAATAAATATTGTAAGCATTGTGGTCAATATACGGTCCACAAAGAAACCAGATAG
- a CDS encoding NAD(P)/FAD-dependent oxidoreductase produces MTELYDITIIGGGPVGLFTAFYAHLRQAKVKIIDSLPQLGGQPAILYPEKTMLDIPAFPHLTGQELTDNLLAQLTPFETSICLNETVIGIEKGEQFTITTSKGEHASKAVIIAMGGGAFKPRPLEIKQADAFDNIHYHVANIQQYAGQRVVVLGGGDSAVDWSLAFHHLANTTHIVHRRDNFRAMEHSVEALKASDVTIHTPYIPKALQGENGQATAIEFAKVKSEETLTLPFDHLFVNYGFKSSVGRLKEWGLDLQRNRILVNSKQETSIPGIYAVGDCCFYDGKVDLIATGLGEAPTAVNNAMHFINPAEKVQPKHSSSL; encoded by the coding sequence ATGACTGAACTATATGATATTACCATTATCGGAGGGGGCCCTGTAGGCTTATTTACCGCTTTTTATGCGCATTTACGTCAGGCCAAGGTAAAAATCATTGACTCACTTCCCCAACTAGGTGGCCAACCTGCTATCTTATATCCTGAAAAAACGATGCTAGATATTCCAGCTTTTCCACATTTGACAGGGCAAGAACTAACAGATAATCTTCTAGCCCAACTTACACCATTTGAAACCAGTATTTGCCTCAATGAAACGGTGATTGGGATTGAGAAAGGCGAGCAGTTTACCATTACAACATCAAAGGGAGAACACGCTTCTAAAGCCGTTATTATTGCCATGGGAGGCGGTGCTTTCAAGCCACGTCCGCTGGAAATCAAACAGGCTGATGCCTTTGACAATATCCACTATCATGTCGCCAATATCCAGCAATATGCGGGTCAAAGAGTAGTCGTCCTTGGTGGTGGGGATTCTGCGGTTGACTGGTCACTTGCCTTTCATCATCTGGCAAATACAACTCATATTGTTCACCGCAGGGACAATTTCCGGGCTATGGAGCATAGTGTTGAAGCCTTAAAAGCATCAGATGTTACGATTCATACGCCCTACATTCCAAAAGCGCTCCAGGGAGAAAATGGACAGGCGACAGCGATTGAATTTGCCAAGGTCAAAAGCGAAGAAACTCTGACCCTGCCTTTTGATCACCTCTTTGTCAACTATGGTTTCAAGTCTTCTGTCGGTCGGTTGAAAGAATGGGGACTGGATTTGCAACGCAATCGGATCTTAGTCAATAGCAAGCAAGAAACGTCTATCCCTGGGATTTATGCAGTTGGCGACTGTTGCTTCTACGATGGAAAAGTTGACTTGATTGCGACAGGATTAGGCGAAGCGCCAACTGCTGTTAACAATGCCATGCATTTTATCAATCCCGCTGAAAAGGTGCAACCAAAGCACTCCTCTAGTTTATAA
- a CDS encoding RluA family pseudouridine synthase — translation MKYTITIPEQFPAMSVKELLEDYFLIPRKIRHFLRTKKHVLVNRQIVHWQSKIQAGARIELTFDEEDYPEKIIPWGKSELVQVLYEDEHLIVVNKPEGMKTHGNDPTEIALLNHVSAYVQQTCYVVHRLDKETSGAILFAKNPFILPILNRLLEDKVISREYLALCQGRFPENTQTITDKIGRHRHDRRKRVIDPQKGQTAITHITRLKALGKTSLVACRLETGRTHQIRVHLSYHGHAIVGDPLYSHIVADRLMLHAHKLTFTHPFTLETISVQASSTSFEKGLRNR, via the coding sequence ATGAAATATACCATTACCATTCCTGAACAATTTCCTGCCATGAGTGTCAAAGAATTGTTAGAAGACTATTTTTTAATTCCACGAAAAATCCGCCATTTCCTGCGAACCAAAAAGCATGTTCTGGTCAATCGACAGATTGTCCACTGGCAAAGCAAGATTCAAGCAGGAGCTCGGATTGAGTTAACCTTTGACGAGGAAGATTATCCTGAGAAAATCATTCCTTGGGGGAAAAGCGAGCTTGTGCAAGTCTTGTATGAGGATGAGCACCTGATTGTTGTCAATAAACCAGAAGGCATGAAAACACATGGCAATGATCCTACTGAAATCGCCCTTCTGAATCATGTTTCTGCTTACGTACAGCAGACCTGCTATGTGGTGCATCGCCTCGATAAAGAAACGAGTGGTGCTATCTTATTTGCCAAAAATCCCTTTATCCTCCCTATTCTAAATAGGCTCTTAGAAGACAAAGTGATTTCCCGTGAATATCTTGCCCTCTGCCAAGGACGATTCCCAGAAAACACACAGACCATAACAGATAAAATCGGGCGCCACCGCCATGACAGACGCAAACGAGTAATCGACCCACAAAAAGGACAAACGGCCATTACCCATATCACTCGATTAAAAGCACTGGGAAAAACGAGCCTTGTTGCCTGCCGGTTAGAAACGGGACGAACTCACCAGATTCGCGTCCACCTCTCCTATCATGGACACGCTATTGTCGGCGACCCTCTATATAGCCACATTGTTGCAGATAGGCTCATGCTCCATGCCCACAAGCTTACCTTTACACATCCGTTTACCCTTGAAACCATTTCTGTTCAGGCTAGTTCAACGAGTTTTGAAAAAGGGTTGAGAAATCGCTAG
- a CDS encoding CPBP family intramembrane glutamic endopeptidase, which yields MSKKSLQQVCLYGLLLLGTNWGLGFLSYFFTGTTYYVIKTALLASIFYLVGHRFLHLTIPLKARIGVGEQLRVNWLNFVYLFLVCIPLLVFGLVEHLNYLPVALVTALGAGFVEEYICRGILLQIAFKDGLHSYKNVLQAVLLSSLIFGLAHLGNLRTQPLDVTLFQVYYAMAMGIYFSAVVIRTRSLWWTIFIHFMIDFAAILATAGTDATSKPALVPVLIWLFVAIIAFILIRPKQIQRLIDQKI from the coding sequence ATGTCAAAAAAATCATTACAGCAAGTCTGCCTCTATGGCCTATTATTACTCGGAACGAATTGGGGCTTAGGGTTTCTCAGCTACTTCTTCACAGGTACTACCTACTATGTCATCAAAACAGCCTTACTGGCCTCTATCTTCTACCTAGTTGGACATCGCTTTCTCCATTTGACAATACCCCTAAAAGCTCGTATTGGAGTAGGAGAGCAATTACGGGTCAACTGGCTCAATTTTGTTTACCTCTTTCTAGTCTGCATTCCTCTGTTGGTCTTTGGGCTTGTAGAACATCTGAACTATTTGCCTGTTGCCTTGGTAACGGCTCTGGGAGCTGGATTTGTAGAAGAGTACATCTGCCGTGGTATTCTGTTACAAATCGCCTTTAAAGACGGGTTGCATTCTTATAAAAATGTCCTGCAAGCTGTCCTTCTGTCAAGTTTGATTTTCGGACTGGCTCATCTAGGAAACTTACGTACTCAGCCACTTGATGTCACCTTATTTCAGGTCTACTATGCTATGGCAATGGGAATCTACTTTTCTGCCGTTGTCATTCGCACACGCAGCCTGTGGTGGACAATTTTTATTCATTTTATGATTGACTTTGCTGCCATTTTAGCAACTGCAGGTACAGATGCCACTTCAAAACCAGCACTTGTTCCCGTTCTCATCTGGCTATTTGTTGCGATTATCGCCTTTATTCTTATCCGTCCAAAACAAATCCAACGGCTGATTGACCAAAAAATTTGA
- the purR gene encoding pur operon repressor gives MKLRRSERMVVISHYLINHPYELTSLNMFAEKYSSAKSSISEDIAIIKKAFEESAIGHIETITGASGGVIFTPSISEEESLTIAEELRGQMAESSRILPGGYIYSSDLLSTPHILKNVGRIIANSFKDEQIDAVMTVATKGVPLANAVANVLNVPFVIVRRDLKITEGSTVSVNYVSGSSDRIEKMFLSKRSLKAGSRVLIVDDFLKNGGTINGMISLLSEFDSSLAGVAVFAENQKGARNVANYKSLLAVTNIDVKENKVDVELGNIFK, from the coding sequence ATGAAATTAAGAAGAAGTGAACGAATGGTTGTCATCTCTCATTATCTCATCAATCACCCTTATGAATTGACAAGTTTAAATATGTTTGCAGAGAAGTATAGTTCTGCCAAATCGTCGATTTCAGAGGATATTGCCATTATTAAAAAAGCCTTTGAAGAAAGTGCGATTGGGCATATTGAAACCATTACAGGGGCAAGTGGTGGTGTCATTTTTACTCCTTCGATTTCAGAGGAAGAGTCTCTTACAATTGCCGAAGAATTACGGGGGCAGATGGCGGAAAGTAGCCGGATTTTACCAGGTGGTTATATCTATTCTTCTGACTTGCTTTCAACCCCTCATATTTTGAAAAATGTCGGACGTATTATTGCAAATAGCTTCAAGGATGAGCAAATTGATGCAGTGATGACGGTTGCGACAAAAGGAGTTCCGTTAGCCAATGCGGTTGCCAATGTCTTGAATGTTCCTTTTGTCATTGTGCGACGTGATTTAAAGATTACAGAAGGCTCAACGGTTTCTGTCAACTACGTTTCAGGCTCTAGCGATCGAATTGAAAAAATGTTTCTGTCTAAACGCAGTCTTAAGGCTGGTAGCCGTGTCTTGATTGTCGATGATTTCTTAAAAAATGGTGGAACCATTAACGGGATGATCAGCCTCTTATCAGAATTTGACAGTAGCTTAGCTGGTGTAGCCGTTTTTGCAGAAAACCAAAAAGGAGCCCGCAATGTAGCAAATTACAAGTCATTGCTTGCTGTTACCAACATTGATGTCAAAGAAAATAAGGTTGATGTTGAATTGGGCAATATTTTTAAATGA
- a CDS encoding 3'-5' exoribonuclease YhaM family protein yields the protein MKINQMKKDELFEGFYLIKTADVRQTRAGKDYLALTFQDDTGEIEGKIWDAQPGKIKDFTAGTVVHMQGRREVYNNTPQVNQIILRLPKPGEPSDPADFKEKPPVNVEDTRKYLSQMMFQIENAVWQRIVRALYSKYDQEFYSYPAAKTNHHAFYSGLSFHTATMVRLADKIGDIYPRLNKSLLFAGIMLHDLAKVIELSGPDNTNYTVRGNLIGHISLIDEEITKVLIELGIDDTKEEVTVLRHVILSHHGLLEYGSPVRPQIMEAEILHMIDNIDAEMMMMLTALDKVGPGEMTSRIFAMDNRAFYKPDID from the coding sequence ATGAAAATTAACCAAATGAAAAAAGATGAGCTCTTTGAAGGCTTTTATCTGATTAAGACAGCTGATGTTCGGCAGACAAGGGCTGGAAAAGATTATCTTGCCTTGACTTTCCAAGATGATACTGGAGAGATTGAAGGAAAAATATGGGATGCCCAACCAGGAAAGATTAAAGATTTTACGGCAGGTACTGTCGTCCACATGCAGGGGCGGCGTGAAGTATACAACAATACACCTCAGGTAAATCAAATTATCTTAAGGTTACCAAAACCGGGTGAGCCGTCTGATCCGGCGGATTTCAAGGAAAAGCCACCTGTCAATGTAGAAGATACGCGCAAGTATTTAAGTCAGATGATGTTTCAGATTGAAAATGCTGTCTGGCAACGTATTGTACGTGCCTTATATAGCAAGTATGACCAGGAATTTTATTCTTATCCAGCTGCTAAAACGAACCATCATGCCTTTTACTCAGGTCTATCTTTTCACACAGCAACCATGGTTCGCTTGGCAGATAAGATTGGAGACATTTATCCCCGGCTCAATAAGAGTTTGTTGTTCGCAGGAATTATGCTACACGATTTAGCCAAGGTCATTGAATTATCTGGTCCTGACAATACCAACTACACCGTACGAGGCAATCTTATCGGTCATATTTCTCTGATTGACGAGGAGATTACCAAGGTACTAATCGAGTTAGGAATCGATGATACCAAGGAAGAAGTGACAGTTTTACGCCATGTTATTCTTAGTCATCATGGCTTACTTGAATATGGCAGTCCTGTTCGTCCGCAGATTATGGAAGCAGAAATTCTCCATATGATTGACAATATCGATGCGGAGATGATGATGATGTTAACAGCCTTGGATAAGGTGGGACCGGGGGAAATGACCAGTCGAATCTTTGCCATGGACAATCGTGCTTTCTATAAACCAGATATTGACTGA
- a CDS encoding thiamine diphosphokinase: MINIALVAGGDRGAISPDYDFFVGVDRGALHLLEQELPLDMAVGDFDSVTDEERKRIAQTAGVFVQAPAEKDDTDLELALKEVFARYQGATVTIFGAFGGRLDHMMSNLFLASEPALAPYMRQIELVDDVNIVRFYPAGQYTIAPIEGMTYVSFMPSDDSRLSISHAKYPLNESNYFFKKCYSSNEFIGKEIEFTIDKGYVVLIYSRDRR; encoded by the coding sequence ATGATTAATATTGCTCTTGTTGCAGGGGGAGATAGAGGAGCTATTTCGCCTGATTACGATTTTTTTGTTGGAGTGGACAGGGGGGCGCTTCATCTTTTGGAGCAAGAGTTGCCTCTTGATATGGCAGTGGGTGATTTTGATTCGGTGACGGATGAGGAGCGCAAGCGTATTGCCCAAACTGCGGGAGTTTTTGTGCAGGCACCGGCAGAAAAAGATGATACAGATTTGGAACTGGCGCTGAAAGAAGTCTTCGCACGTTATCAAGGAGCAACTGTCACCATTTTTGGAGCGTTTGGTGGCCGTTTGGATCACATGATGAGCAATCTCTTTCTCGCTAGTGAACCGGCATTAGCACCGTATATGCGGCAGATTGAGCTAGTGGATGATGTGAACATTGTCCGCTTTTATCCAGCAGGACAGTATACAATTGCTCCGATTGAGGGAATGACCTATGTGTCCTTTATGCCGTCTGATGACAGTCGCTTGAGTATCTCTCATGCCAAATATCCCTTGAATGAGAGCAATTATTTTTTCAAAAAATGTTACAGCAGTAATGAATTTATCGGAAAAGAAATCGAATTTACAATAGATAAAGGGTATGTTGTGCTCATCTATAGTCGAGATAGGAGGTAA
- the rpe gene encoding ribulose-phosphate 3-epimerase: protein MSHYKIAPSILAADYANFEAELKRLEATGVEYVHIDIMDGHFVPNISFGADVVAAMRPHSKLVFDCHLMVSNPEQHIENFARAGADIVTIHAEATQHLHGALQKIRATGMKAGAVINPGTPVVLIEPVLHMVDQVLLMTVNPGFGGQAYLPEVAEKIAEVARLREKKGLSFDIEVDGGIDNKTIVSAKEAGANVFVAGSYLFKGDLQANVTTLKAALHD from the coding sequence ATGTCACATTATAAAATTGCTCCCTCGATCCTTGCTGCGGATTATGCGAATTTTGAAGCAGAATTGAAACGTCTTGAGGCAACTGGTGTGGAGTATGTCCATATTGATATTATGGATGGGCATTTTGTCCCCAATATCTCATTTGGTGCGGATGTGGTAGCTGCAATGCGCCCACATAGCAAGCTAGTTTTTGATTGCCATCTGATGGTGTCTAATCCAGAGCAGCATATTGAGAATTTTGCGCGTGCAGGTGCAGATATTGTGACCATTCATGCGGAAGCGACCCAACATCTTCATGGAGCCTTGCAAAAAATTCGTGCTACAGGTATGAAAGCAGGTGCCGTTATCAACCCAGGAACACCTGTCGTGTTGATTGAACCGGTCTTGCATATGGTAGATCAGGTATTATTGATGACAGTCAATCCAGGTTTTGGTGGCCAAGCCTATCTTCCTGAAGTAGCAGAAAAAATAGCGGAAGTAGCACGTTTGCGTGAGAAAAAGGGCTTGTCATTTGATATTGAAGTAGATGGTGGCATTGACAACAAGACGATTGTATCTGCGAAAGAAGCAGGGGCAAATGTCTTTGTGGCAGGTTCCTACTTGTTTAAGGGAGACTTGCAAGCAAATGTTACGACCTTGAAAGCAGCTCTCCATGATTAA